The Drosophila nasuta strain 15112-1781.00 chromosome 2R, ASM2355853v1, whole genome shotgun sequence genome segment gctgaatATGCGAGAACTGCAAAAATCTAATCAGTAAACATTATAAACATATTCTTATTTATAACAGTTATTAATGTTCCTCCCTTTCAGTAATCTGGGTCAGCTGCTGGAGCAGAGCAAGCGCAAGTATCAGCAGCGCATCAAAAAGCTAGAGCAGCGTctggagcaacaacagcaacaacgcgTTGTGCCCGAGACAACGCTGTAGAGAGAGGGGGATTGATCTATGTGCTTTGAGTGATCTCGTGTTTTGGAGCGGCGCCTGCCACATATCCTGCTAACCGCTAAACGGTTCTCCGTATCCTTATCGTTTTTTGTAATTCATatcgccgctgctgctgccgccgcccaCCGCAAAACGCTCCAGATGCGAGATTGCTCAATAGCCATATAGATAGATATCACGAATGTGCCATAGGAACGACTTAAACTGACAGCCCCGCAATTTGAAGCTGTATTAACTacaattacatacatatataacatattactatatatatatatatatatatacgattATGATAATCTAGAAACTAGACGCGTACACAACACACGAATCCTATATTTATACAATGTATTCGCATTTTGCTTGTTATTATGATGACTCaataactattattattatatgtatttcaaattgtacaaattatcaaataataaaaagaaaaactgcgGCAAACTTTACGAGGAATCATTTGAGGTTttctcctcttcctcttccttctCCTCTTCATTGTTATTGCCACTGCCATCGTTACTCTGGCTATTTTCGTCCGCCTCCGCTTCCGCCTGCACCTGAGTTTCGGTTTCATCCTCTTCCATGGCCTCATTGCCATTACTTTCTTCTTCAGCTGCATGTCCATTTGTCTGCTCCACCAAGGGCGGCGTTGGCGCATTGTCTGCTGGTGGCGCCAGCTTCTCCAGTTGCTCACGTGCCGCTTGTACCACTTTCTCCAGCTCCACGCACTCGGTTTCAATCTCATAGTTCTTGGATACGAGCAACACCCAATGCGCTTCGAGGTTACGCAGCTTTTCGCCCGCTTGTGTCTGTGCTTGTTTGCGCTGCCAGTTCACATCCTGCATGTCCTTTTTCAACTGCTGCAGTTGGATTTGTGCTTTTGCCTGCATCGCTGTAAACACTTCCAAATACGATTTCCATGCTTCGGTGCCGTAATCCAACATCAATTCCAGATTCAGTGAACGAACCCATTGATGCTCCAACTGTGCCATTGAGTTCTCTATTGATTCCTGCCACGCTGAAACTTCGGAAAGCTTTCCCGATGGCGGAGGTGGCAATTCATAGCGCTTCATTGAGAGCGTTTCCATGGGCAGACGATTTTGTATGCGCTCGAATTCGTTAATCATGAGCGGAGTCTCGAATGGCGAGCTGGCAGGCAGTGGCAAATGATCTAAATAGTTTTTGGTAGGCCTATAACGGCGGCATTCCTCCTCAACCATAGCAAGCGCCTAAAATAAAAACGGCCTTACATTAATGCACATTACAGAAATCAATGTCTCATTTAATTTTACCGATTCTCTAACGCCCACATCGTCGTAGCCATGATCTATATACGGCAGTGCATCCACAATAACTTCGTCGGCCattattcacaaatatttgcttgtTTTCCACACAATGTACAACAAAAATCGTTCAATCAATTATTTTCCACacaatatacaaacaaaattgtttatatgcCGCAAGCAGTGTTGTGCAACGTTTTGAGTGTATTCGATTCATCGATGTTGGCAGCTCCAGCCCAGCTACTTTTGACAGCTGCCTCACCATGTTGTGAGAATAATGCAACCGTGCTGCTAAAATCCGATTGGCAGCACCTTTTGGCCGTTTCCGGcagctctctttctttcttcgtTCTTCTTATTAAAAAGAGGACGGCATCTGCGTTTTGCAGAAACTTTAACACCATTTATTGGGATTAAAAATCAGCGAAAATGGTGAGAAACTGTGCTCAAACAATTCCCGCAATGCCACGCACCGCACAAACAAATGCGGCACAAACTTTCCAGTGgagaaaaacattaaattaatatgctgTAGCATGAAAAGCAACCTAACCTCCACGTGTTTGGAACGCTGACAGCTCAGTGCGCGGCGCGActtgttgtgtatgtgtgttggtatttgatttcatattttttaaatgtgtgtgttgtgcatgTGTTTTTGCAGAGCTTAGGCAACGCCAGGCCTTTGGTCTCCGTGTACACGGAAAAAAATGAGGCTGTCAAGGAGAAGAACATCTGCTTGCCCGCGGTGTTCAAGGCACCCATCCGTCCGGATGTGGTGAACGAGGTGCACCAGCTGCTGCGCCGCAACAACCGTCAGCCCTACGCTGTCAGTGAGCTGGCCGGTAAGTGATTTCGATGATAAAAACAGATTTGGCAATTTCATCATCTCAATCTCTCCCCATCTTAGGTCACCAGACATCCGCTGAATCTTGGGGTACTGGTCGCGCTGTTGCACGTATTCCTCGTGTGCGTGGTGGTGGTACTCACCGTTCCGGCCAGGGTGCCTTCGGCAACATGTGCCGTGGTGGACGCATGTTTGCACCCACCAAAACTTTCCGTCGCTGGCACCGCAAGGTGAATGTGAACCAGCGTCGCTATGCGCTCGTTTCGGCCATTGCCGCCTCCGGTGTGCCCGCCCTGGTGCAGTCCAAGGGACATGTTATCGATGGCGTCTCCGAGTTCCCCTTGGTTGTGTCCGATGATGTGCAGAAGCTGCAAAAGACCAAGCAGGCTGTTGTCTTCTTGCGTCGCCTGAAGATCTGGGCTGACATCCAGAAGGTAAGCAGGAAAAGAACTTTTGCAACTTACAGTAGAGTTAACAGTTCTGATTTACTATAAGTATAAGTTCTTCACACTAATGAAAACAACTCTTCCTTGCAGGTTTACAAGTCGCAGCGCTTCCGTGCTGGACGTGGCACAATGCGCGACCGTCGTCGCATTGCTCGTCGTGGTCCTCTTGTTGTCTACCACAAGGATGAGGGTCTGCGTCAGGCTTTCCGCAACATCCCTGGCATTGAGACCATCAGCGTTGACAAACTCAACTTGCTGAAGCTCGCGCCCGGCGGTCATGTGGGTCGCTTCGTCATCTGGACTGAGTCGGCGTTCTCGCGTCTGAACGATTTGTTCGGCACCTGGAAGAAACCATCCACCCTGAAGAAGGGCTACAATCTGCCCCAGCCTAAGATGGCCAACACTGACCTGTCGCGCATCCTTAAGTCCGAGGAGATCCGCAAGGTTCTGCGTGATCCACGCAAGCGCGTCTACCGCAGCGTGCGTCGTCTTAACCCACTGTCCAACGTGCGTCAACTGATCAAGTTGAACCCATACGCTGAGGTTCTTAAGCGTCGTGCCGCTTTGGCCGCTGAGAAGCGTACTGTTGCCAAGGTTTTGGCCAAGGCCAAGAAACAGAATGTCGAGCTGGCTAAGTCCCACTTTGCCAACGTCGCCACAAAGGCTGCCGCAAATCGCGCTAAGCTGCTCGCCGCCCGCAAGAAGAAGGTCGCCGCTAAGAAGCCCGCGGCTAAGaagtaaatatttactttccaacaacaaaatagacCACACtcttttataataataaattacacaaacaatgtatgaattttattcataattatatGGAGTGCGAAAGTAATATCttacatatattaaaactatttagtCTTAGGCCCAACAGTTTGTCGCTTTTTCAGTCTCGGTTCAATTCAGTAATCAGCGTCGCTCTCTCTTTGATTCGTTCGCTCTCTTCGAGTGCGTTCTCTTTGCGTTTGCTCTTCGACTGTCCACCAACCAATCAGCTGATAACATTCCCTCGCTGCCTATCGATGCTCTTATCGGTTGCCGTGCTGAGGCCTTTCATCGTTCGTGATGCTGATCTTCGGCATGCGCTAGCTAcgtttatttcttgttttttttttgttgggttttgtactttatggacTACTACATTTATTGTCACACGTTAATTGGCATTTAATTGAACGGCAACGATTGCAAGTGTGTTTATTCCGTAGTGTACGCTCGAGTCGAGCGGTTGTGTGCGCGCGTTTCAAGTGCAGACAAAGACAGATAGTGCAAGAGCGAGAACGAAAACGATAACAAAGGAGCcgccggcaacaacaacaccaaggcaggcaggcagctgCTGCTAGACACAAAGCCGCAAAAAGGACTtgcaaataaagtaataattatTGCACAATATTTGTTGCaaaaaaattaacgaaataaatataaacaaaacgaGTGCAGAGTGTGTGTTATCAAAAGCGATAatcaaaagtgaaattaaattaaaaaaaaattaataaaaacgcGCAGAAtccaaaataaatcaaatcatacgatactttattatattcacaacaacaacgacaacaacgtcGTCTCGCGAATTACGGGTCGCGACACCGATGATGTCTGGTTATGTAGAGTAGAACGCAATACACAGacatacaagcacacacatacagcaaACATAGGCATACTGAGAGGagacaacgataacaacaacacagcagaCGTAAAcacagactcacacacacacccaacacAGCCCCAAAAAGTGGAAAGAGAGCAGCAGGAGCTAAACGGACGCGCTCTTTGTGCGCGCCGTATTTTTCCGCAAACGATTGGCGGGCACAaagtacacacatacattgtACATATCAACGGCGACATCTTTGTACTAAGTGCTTAGTGGCGTCTTAATTGCTccccattattattaaaaacggAAATTAAGGGCCGCGTGGATCTATCATAAATCTATTTACAACGCACTTCGCCTAAACCAAgttcaaaaatcaaaacaaacgcATACACGCGCAAAGCTcacacatacgtacatacatacattcagaCGCACAATCACAATGTTGACGAGTGTGTTAAACTTTGCCCAGTGCGTGGCTGAAATTTCTGTGCTCGGCGGCATCGAAATCGCATCAGTTGCACTTATTGTGTACTACGTTTTTGCAAAAACTAGGTGAGTAACTGCATAATATATTATGATGAAAGACAATGGGAAGCCAAAGTAGTATTTAGTGGTTTGTTGCTTCTTTCTACCACCTACCGGCAaccaacatcatcatcatcatcatcctcagAAGCAGCATCATCGTCATTATAAGCAGCAACATCTGACAGGTTCAATTAATGACGCAGACATGTGTGTACACactgtttgtttgcatttgtagttgtagttgtgtttATGTAAATTGATGGTCAAAAGCGTCGTTATTTTTAGACTCTCGCTCTCCCATGTTGCTTGCGTAGTAGAAATATTCTTAGtgtttaaattatacaatgcataaatataaatgctgATGGCTGACAGGTGGTTGGGTTTGTTGAGTCACGCCCACTGTCAACCCACCCGGCTAACAAAACACAGCCCTTCTGTTTTGCACTTGTGTTGCTCGTTCATGCAATTTCTGCGTTGCTGGACGTGTCTTTGGCATGCtatgtaatattataattgcGTCTTATCAAGCACGTGCAAATTGCCAGTCTTTGCGGTGTAGTTAAGGGAGGGGGAATgatgtgatgatgatgaaatgtCAGTGTTGTCAAATGCTGAATCTAAGGATTCCTAAAggtcatttgcatttcaagtttttgcaattttgtgaCGCAGAtgccatttttctttttgcatgcACTTACACCTGCACAACtacactctcactctctctcgcgCGCACACACCTACACAGCACTCTCTCTTTTTTGCGTTGTGTTGATAAGAAGCAGAGCACAACTCGTTCGATCGTTTGGCAACACTTATCGTAATTGAAAAAAGCCCAAGTACCTTTATATTAATACTCAACAATAAATACATTGTATGAGTGCATGTAtgtgcattaaataaaaaggtAATTATCTGATTAGTGTTCCGTGGTGTTATTTCAAGTGGCCGAATATACATAGTTAATCTGTAATAAATGCGGCCTACCATGGTGCAAAGATTATTTATTACCCCCTCTTCTGTTGATTGATTTGTCGGCTAATTTTACACACTAGAAAGTGATACAGCAACAATTAAAcgataatgaaaatatactgatcaatttatttgttcacATAGTAATAGTTAaagatgtatgtatgtatatgagaGATTAATACTTAGCTGCTGATTCCTGGAAATTTTCCATAGCATGAGTAAATCAATCGAAATCAAAGTTCCTTGGTCTTCTGTCGGTCGATGATGATGCGCGACGGCGAG includes the following:
- the LOC132784342 gene encoding large ribosomal subunit protein uL4, with protein sequence MSLGNARPLVSVYTEKNEAVKEKNICLPAVFKAPIRPDVVNEVHQLLRRNNRQPYAVSELAGHQTSAESWGTGRAVARIPRVRGGGTHRSGQGAFGNMCRGGRMFAPTKTFRRWHRKVNVNQRRYALVSAIAASGVPALVQSKGHVIDGVSEFPLVVSDDVQKLQKTKQAVVFLRRLKIWADIQKVYKSQRFRAGRGTMRDRRRIARRGPLVVYHKDEGLRQAFRNIPGIETISVDKLNLLKLAPGGHVGRFVIWTESAFSRLNDLFGTWKKPSTLKKGYNLPQPKMANTDLSRILKSEEIRKVLRDPRKRVYRSVRRLNPLSNVRQLIKLNPYAEVLKRRAALAAEKRTVAKVLAKAKKQNVELAKSHFANVATKAAANRAKLLAARKKKVAAKKPAAKK
- the LOC132784344 gene encoding pre-mRNA-splicing factor SPF27, yielding MADEVIVDALPYIDHGYDDVGVRESALAMVEEECRRYRPTKNYLDHLPLPASSPFETPLMINEFERIQNRLPMETLSMKRYELPPPPSGKLSEVSAWQESIENSMAQLEHQWVRSLNLELMLDYGTEAWKSYLEVFTAMQAKAQIQLQQLKKDMQDVNWQRKQAQTQAGEKLRNLEAHWVLLVSKNYEIETECVELEKVVQAAREQLEKLAPPADNAPTPPLVEQTNGHAAEEESNGNEAMEEDETETQVQAEAEADENSQSNDGSGNNNEEEKEEEEEKTSNDSS